From the Vibrio algarum genome, one window contains:
- a CDS encoding peptidase U32 family protein, whose translation MDRSQFELLAPGGDLESIKAAIVAGADAIYCGLDRFNARNRAENLSLENLNEVIEVAHQHDCKIFLTLNIIILENEIPAITRLLKELVSTKVDGVIVQDIGLAYILKHHFPELDVHASTQLNTHNEGQILFMNKLGVSRVNLSRELNITEIKRLAQFGLNHNVLMEVFVHGSYCIGFSGLCYMSSARNGASGNRGRCSQPCRDQYQTTDVGSDYPLNMKDNSAFGDLKELADAGVYSLKVEGRIKKAHYVYTVVDNWRKQIDAYCEGSDLLTDTSELYTVFNRDFSDGYLQGEISRNMYINHPRDNASRHFVKIYGVTAEADIKKVQQDLFDKKTDIMRMVEEKTKNLMSDVQSSPAISLKAGGVDTIPKLTPHVAQDDNARLSVLISNKADIEKVESDNVDCYFELPNALAYSLKEMVDVFQSNSTLIPWFPAVLIDKDYDAAVEFIDEVKPKLIVTNNMGIGYLAAEKGVAWIAGPQFNTVNSYALKCLKEEFNCSGAFISNEITRLQMRRIVRPDEFQLLHSIYHPNGLLTSRQCLFQQTSGCKKMKINKGCLPRCEKHTSIINFNESSYIIDKQKGSHNTLYGNNHFYNPNVVEELPELFTGFMVDLRDIETMTKANAPKEELVAMFNDLISHKENAKQALDSNIIGTVNNQYIKGL comes from the coding sequence GTGGATAGAAGTCAATTTGAGTTGTTAGCACCGGGTGGTGATTTAGAGTCGATTAAAGCGGCTATTGTTGCTGGTGCTGATGCTATCTACTGTGGTTTGGATAGATTTAACGCCCGAAATAGAGCTGAAAACCTGAGTTTAGAGAATCTCAATGAAGTTATTGAGGTTGCACATCAACACGATTGTAAAATATTCCTCACGCTCAATATCATTATTTTAGAAAATGAAATACCGGCGATCACCCGTCTGTTAAAAGAGCTCGTTAGTACGAAAGTAGACGGTGTGATTGTGCAAGATATAGGCCTTGCATATATCCTTAAACATCACTTCCCTGAGCTCGATGTCCACGCGTCTACGCAACTCAACACCCATAATGAAGGACAGATTCTCTTTATGAATAAGCTTGGCGTTAGCCGAGTAAATCTTTCTAGAGAATTAAATATCACAGAGATAAAGCGTCTGGCTCAGTTTGGCTTAAACCATAACGTATTAATGGAAGTGTTTGTTCACGGTTCATATTGTATTGGCTTCTCAGGGCTTTGTTATATGAGCTCTGCGAGAAATGGCGCTTCCGGAAACCGAGGGCGTTGCAGCCAGCCATGCCGTGATCAATACCAAACCACGGATGTCGGTAGTGATTATCCGCTAAATATGAAAGACAACTCTGCATTTGGAGATTTAAAAGAACTGGCGGATGCTGGTGTTTATTCTCTTAAAGTTGAAGGCCGAATTAAGAAAGCGCACTACGTCTATACGGTAGTGGATAACTGGCGTAAACAGATTGATGCTTACTGCGAAGGTAGTGATCTGCTAACGGATACTTCTGAGCTTTATACGGTTTTTAACCGCGATTTTTCAGACGGTTATCTACAAGGCGAAATTAGCAGAAACATGTACATAAACCATCCACGTGACAATGCCTCAAGACACTTTGTTAAAATATACGGTGTCACAGCTGAAGCGGATATAAAGAAAGTCCAACAAGATCTGTTTGATAAAAAAACCGACATCATGCGCATGGTGGAGGAAAAAACTAAAAATCTGATGTCCGACGTTCAGTCATCACCGGCAATCAGCCTAAAAGCTGGTGGTGTAGACACGATACCAAAATTAACACCACATGTTGCGCAGGATGATAATGCGCGTCTTAGTGTATTGATTTCAAATAAAGCGGACATAGAGAAGGTGGAGAGTGATAATGTTGATTGCTATTTTGAGCTACCCAATGCACTGGCTTATTCGCTAAAAGAGATGGTAGACGTTTTTCAATCTAATTCAACGCTGATCCCTTGGTTCCCTGCGGTTCTGATCGATAAAGACTATGATGCGGCTGTCGAATTTATTGATGAAGTCAAACCAAAGTTGATAGTGACTAACAACATGGGTATTGGTTATCTTGCGGCTGAAAAAGGCGTTGCATGGATAGCGGGTCCACAATTTAATACGGTTAATTCCTACGCTCTAAAATGCTTGAAAGAGGAATTTAATTGCAGTGGCGCATTCATCTCAAATGAGATTACAAGGCTTCAAATGAGACGAATTGTTCGTCCTGACGAATTTCAGCTCTTGCATAGTATTTATCACCCTAATGGCTTATTAACCAGTCGCCAATGTCTCTTCCAGCAAACCAGCGGCTGTAAAAAGATGAAAATCAACAAAGGTTGTTTACCTCGCTGTGAAAAGCACACCTCGATAATTAACTTTAATGAATCGTCGTATATTATCGATAAGCAGAAAGGAAGCCATAATACCCTGTATGGTAATAACCATTTCTACAATCCTAATGTTGTAGAGGAGTTACCAGAGCTGTTTACTGGCTTTATGGTGGATCTGAGGGACATTGAAACAATGACCAAAGCAAACGCTCCAAAAGAGGAGCTAGTTGCTATGTTCAATGATTTAATTAGCCATAAAGAGAACGCTAAACAAGCCTTAGATAGCAATATCATTGGAACGGTCAACAACCAGTACATTAAAGGGTTGTAG
- a CDS encoding site-2 protease family protein, with translation MELLNIDCLGKPLRLEGSLAGWQQLFWGNTPVSVIPASTDNQGIKEHTFELKVQTKNTGSSTNGSEEANLEKTITVRLVTDLTWQPFTINYQLFIDEQPLVQGSRDTKDIEQQIPVTPIKKQTKLSIVGLASLGFKLLKSAKIIKVVLMGASVAAYSWLFSFQFALALIACLVFHEYGHIRAMKYFGMKTKGIYLIPFMGGLALSDERINTRWQDVVISIMGPSFGLLMSALSLIIYWITDVDFFAGLAAFNALLNLFNLLPILPLDGGHILKSISFSMNSVVGLALCIVGASLGVYLSYTLNLTLLGLMLLIGSMEIVFEWRSRHASHLLPLDRSGQIFSTCWYLVTVTCLIGIIWYLAGSGDAMLGLPLKILQS, from the coding sequence TTGGAACTATTAAATATCGATTGTTTAGGAAAACCGCTTCGTCTCGAAGGGTCTTTAGCCGGTTGGCAGCAACTTTTTTGGGGAAATACACCTGTATCCGTTATACCAGCATCTACCGATAACCAAGGTATTAAAGAACATACATTTGAATTAAAGGTGCAAACCAAAAATACGGGGTCATCAACAAACGGCTCTGAAGAAGCCAATTTAGAAAAGACCATTACCGTCCGGTTAGTCACAGATTTAACTTGGCAACCATTTACTATTAACTATCAGCTATTTATCGATGAACAACCTTTAGTACAAGGCTCACGTGACACTAAGGACATCGAGCAACAAATTCCCGTAACACCAATAAAAAAACAGACAAAACTCAGTATAGTTGGCCTTGCATCATTAGGCTTCAAACTGCTGAAAAGCGCTAAGATCATCAAAGTTGTCTTGATGGGGGCGAGTGTTGCAGCCTATTCATGGTTGTTTTCATTCCAATTTGCATTAGCACTTATTGCCTGCTTAGTGTTCCACGAATATGGCCACATTCGCGCCATGAAATACTTCGGCATGAAAACCAAAGGTATTTATCTCATTCCCTTTATGGGTGGCCTTGCCTTAAGTGATGAACGCATAAACACTCGTTGGCAAGATGTGGTTATTTCTATAATGGGCCCAAGCTTTGGCCTATTAATGTCGGCACTGTCTCTTATTATTTATTGGATAACCGATGTGGATTTTTTTGCTGGCTTAGCCGCTTTTAATGCGTTGCTGAACCTTTTTAATTTACTGCCTATTTTGCCACTTGATGGTGGACATATATTAAAAAGCATCAGTTTTTCTATGAACTCAGTGGTGGGGTTAGCGCTGTGTATTGTAGGTGCGTCGTTAGGTGTCTACTTAAGCTATACCTTAAACCTGACCCTACTTGGATTGATGTTGCTGATTGGCAGCATGGAAATTGTTTTTGAATGGCGAAGTCGGCACGCTAGCCACCTTTTGCCCTTAGACAGATCAGGGCAAATCTTTTCTACTTGTTGGTATCTTGTCACTGTTACCTGCTTAATCGGCATAATTTGGTATTTAGCAGGTAGCGGTGATGCTATGCTTGGCCTTCCATTGAAGATTTTACAAAGCTAA
- a CDS encoding haloacid dehalogenase type II, translated as MSITLAFDVYGTLINTHGITAILKEFMGKKADEFSHTWRNKQLEYSFRRGLMQNYKNFAICTRDALNYSCAFHKISLTVEQKQVLLEGYKTLPCFDDVTASLLQLKQSGYRLYAFSNGSRAAVNQLLECAGIRELFIGVISCDDMQSYKPNPAVYSHFLRESDAKGSEAWLISSNPFDVTGAISAGLRSAWVKRSDEAIFDPWEIEPTAIVSNLSMLEKAIEI; from the coding sequence ATGTCAATAACACTCGCGTTTGATGTGTACGGAACGTTAATAAACACTCATGGAATTACCGCTATTTTGAAAGAATTTATGGGGAAGAAAGCGGATGAGTTTTCCCATACATGGAGAAACAAACAGTTAGAGTATTCGTTTCGTCGAGGCTTAATGCAAAACTACAAAAATTTCGCCATTTGTACTCGCGATGCGCTTAATTATAGTTGTGCGTTTCATAAAATTAGCTTAACGGTCGAGCAGAAACAAGTCTTATTAGAAGGATATAAAACCTTACCTTGTTTTGATGATGTAACAGCTTCACTGTTACAACTAAAGCAGAGTGGGTATCGCTTGTACGCTTTCTCTAACGGCAGTCGGGCTGCGGTTAATCAACTCCTAGAATGTGCGGGAATTAGAGAATTGTTTATCGGTGTAATTAGTTGTGATGATATGCAGTCTTATAAACCCAATCCTGCCGTATATAGTCATTTTTTACGTGAATCTGATGCGAAGGGCAGCGAAGCTTGGTTGATTTCCAGTAATCCATTTGACGTTACTGGTGCTATCTCTGCAGGTCTGAGATCGGCCTGGGTTAAGCGATCCGATGAGGCGATATTTGATCCATGGGAAATCGAACCCACGGCAATCGTTTCTAACTTGTCTATGTTAGAGAAAGCGATAGAGATTTAA
- the nrtS gene encoding nitrate/nitrite transporter NrtS produces the protein MPQQTKVKLVLNTAFSAKIVQRSLKVSAVVGTILIVINHGEALLAGNIEPQRLIKMALTYCVPYLVSTYSAVSTTLENNHP, from the coding sequence GTGCCGCAACAGACGAAAGTAAAGCTAGTACTCAATACTGCTTTTTCTGCCAAAATTGTCCAACGTTCATTGAAGGTATCTGCGGTTGTCGGCACAATCTTAATCGTTATAAATCACGGAGAAGCTCTGCTGGCAGGGAATATAGAACCTCAACGGCTGATAAAAATGGCACTAACCTATTGTGTGCCTTATTTAGTATCAACCTATTCAGCCGTCTCAACCACACTAGAAAATAATCACCCTTAA
- a CDS encoding ATP-binding response regulator — protein sequence MKSPILDSNGSCVGIMCLAVDISTQKMLEQKLVRATTAKNLFLAKMSHEIRTPISAVAGYVDLIHNSDPSQHQKYLRNISTSVEHLLNLVNDILDISSIEENKINLAHKKFNILEILNSVISTLKFKSNINKIKVVTKIQANQSKYFVGDETRIKQIILNLVSNAVKFSNGKPIEVRISIGKSKYNEKKKISIMVKDQGCGVNTSNREKIYQAFSQLGSSESYFEGTGLGLAIVKELSQLMNGSVKIFSKEGHGTLVATAIHLEESDRINHQAPKFTVYDSSESKLLKNKTICIAEDQTFNREILKLMAQNEGAKVIAYEDGDDLIKAVKSNHLPAKIDCFFLDIHMPIMSGIETLSVLREFKEYEKTPAYFITADAVQDNLERYRSNAYNLSGIYLKPLKRQELIHCVNNSIELTLNDSSS from the coding sequence ATGAAATCTCCTATCTTAGATTCTAATGGTTCATGCGTTGGTATCATGTGTCTTGCTGTTGATATCAGTACACAAAAGATGCTAGAACAGAAACTAGTACGCGCTACCACCGCCAAAAACCTATTCCTTGCAAAAATGAGCCATGAGATTCGCACACCAATTAGTGCTGTAGCTGGTTATGTCGACCTTATCCATAATTCTGACCCATCACAGCATCAAAAATACCTTAGAAATATATCAACCTCTGTTGAACACCTATTAAACCTTGTTAATGATATTTTAGATATATCTTCAATTGAAGAAAATAAAATAAACTTAGCTCATAAAAAGTTCAACATACTTGAAATATTAAATAGCGTAATTTCCACCTTAAAGTTCAAATCTAATATCAACAAAATAAAAGTGGTTACGAAAATACAAGCCAATCAAAGTAAATATTTTGTTGGTGATGAAACAAGAATAAAACAGATTATTCTTAACTTAGTATCCAATGCTGTTAAATTTTCCAATGGGAAACCGATTGAAGTTAGAATTTCAATTGGTAAAAGTAAATATAATGAGAAAAAGAAAATTTCAATAATGGTGAAGGATCAAGGATGTGGGGTAAATACATCCAATAGAGAAAAAATCTACCAAGCCTTTAGTCAATTAGGAAGCTCTGAGAGCTACTTCGAGGGAACTGGCCTTGGGTTAGCAATAGTAAAAGAACTATCTCAACTGATGAATGGTTCTGTGAAAATTTTTTCAAAAGAAGGTCACGGTACTCTTGTCGCAACCGCGATACACCTTGAAGAATCCGATCGAATAAACCATCAAGCCCCCAAGTTTACGGTGTATGACTCCAGCGAAAGCAAATTACTAAAAAATAAAACCATTTGCATTGCAGAAGACCAAACATTCAACCGTGAAATTCTTAAATTAATGGCTCAAAATGAGGGTGCAAAAGTAATTGCCTATGAGGATGGCGATGATTTAATTAAGGCCGTTAAGTCAAACCATTTACCCGCGAAGATCGATTGTTTTTTTCTTGATATCCATATGCCCATTATGAGCGGCATTGAAACCCTAAGCGTACTAAGAGAGTTTAAGGAATACGAAAAGACACCAGCTTATTTCATTACTGCTGATGCGGTACAAGACAACCTTGAGCGCTATCGTTCAAATGCTTATAACCTCAGTGGGATCTACTTAAAACCACTAAAACGACAAGAGCTTATCCATTGCGTAAACAATAGCATTGAGCTAACCTTGAACGACAGTTCATCATAG
- the glpK gene encoding glycerol kinase GlpK: MDNKYIVAIDQGTTSSRAVVLDHDANVVSVAQREFTQIYPEAGWVEHDPLEIYATQTTTLIEALIQVGISTDQIAAIGITNQRETTIVWNKETGKPVYNAIVWQCRRTAAICEEFQKHEGFEEYVRDNTGLVLDPYFSGTKVKWILDNVEGAREQAEEGKLLFGTVDSWLVWKMTQGRVHVTDYTNASRTMLFNINTLEWDRKILDEFGIPFSMMPEVKASSEVYGQANLGGRGGTRIPIAGIAGDQQAALFGQMCVEAGQAKNTYGTGCFLLMNTGKDKVSSSNGLLTTLACGPKGEVAYALEGSVFMAGASIQWLRDEMKMIANAKDSEYFATQVESSNGVYVIPAFTGLGAPYWDAYARGTILGMTRGTGVNHIIRATLESIAYQSRDVIDAMQADSGIKLTDLRVDGGAVANNFLMQYQADILDTNVHRPKVTEVTALGAAYLAGLAVGYWDSIEEVRNKAEIDKTFEPADDEDKRTGRYNGWKRAVKAVRAWSDAEH; the protein is encoded by the coding sequence ATGGATAACAAATATATTGTTGCAATTGATCAAGGGACCACGAGTTCAAGAGCAGTTGTACTGGATCACGATGCCAATGTTGTTAGTGTTGCACAACGAGAGTTCACTCAGATTTATCCAGAAGCAGGGTGGGTAGAGCATGATCCCTTGGAAATTTACGCAACGCAAACAACAACATTAATTGAAGCACTTATTCAAGTAGGCATATCTACTGATCAGATAGCAGCAATTGGGATCACCAACCAACGTGAAACCACGATCGTGTGGAATAAAGAAACAGGTAAGCCGGTATATAACGCTATTGTTTGGCAATGCAGAAGAACAGCCGCAATATGCGAAGAGTTTCAAAAACATGAAGGGTTCGAAGAATACGTACGTGACAACACCGGACTAGTTTTAGACCCTTATTTTTCGGGTACAAAAGTTAAATGGATTTTAGATAACGTCGAGGGGGCTCGGGAGCAAGCTGAAGAAGGTAAATTACTGTTTGGGACGGTGGATTCTTGGCTTGTATGGAAAATGACTCAGGGTAGAGTTCACGTTACGGATTACACTAACGCTTCTCGAACCATGCTTTTCAATATTAATACCCTAGAATGGGATCGTAAAATTTTAGATGAATTCGGTATTCCCTTTTCTATGATGCCGGAAGTCAAAGCCTCTTCCGAGGTGTATGGTCAAGCAAATTTGGGTGGCAGAGGAGGTACTCGCATACCTATCGCGGGTATAGCGGGTGATCAACAAGCTGCGCTGTTTGGTCAAATGTGCGTAGAGGCTGGTCAAGCAAAAAATACTTATGGTACCGGCTGCTTTTTACTGATGAACACAGGGAAAGATAAAGTATCTTCCTCTAATGGCTTGTTAACGACGTTGGCTTGCGGTCCCAAAGGTGAGGTTGCTTATGCTCTGGAAGGCTCCGTCTTTATGGCTGGAGCGTCGATACAGTGGCTGCGTGACGAAATGAAAATGATCGCTAACGCTAAGGATTCTGAATACTTTGCAACTCAAGTAGAGTCATCGAATGGTGTTTATGTTATTCCCGCCTTTACTGGTCTTGGAGCCCCTTATTGGGATGCCTACGCTCGTGGAACTATTTTGGGAATGACTCGTGGTACGGGCGTAAATCATATCATTAGAGCGACGTTAGAAAGTATTGCTTATCAAAGCCGTGACGTTATCGATGCAATGCAAGCGGATTCGGGTATTAAGCTTACTGATCTTCGGGTCGATGGTGGTGCGGTCGCGAACAATTTTTTAATGCAGTATCAAGCCGACATCTTAGATACTAATGTCCACCGGCCTAAAGTAACCGAAGTAACTGCATTGGGGGCGGCTTATCTTGCTGGGTTAGCGGTAGGATATTGGGACAGTATTGAAGAGGTGCGAAATAAAGCTGAAATTGATAAGACTTTCGAACCCGCCGACGATGAAGATAAGCGAACGGGGCGGTATAACGGATGGAAGAGAGCCGTAAAAGCGGTTCGAGCTTGGTCTGATGCAGAGCATTGA
- a CDS encoding alpha-glucosidase → MDISNNESALIITHKNRTIFKHSAQNPSLFLGVGEANYDMYRGNFDITDYVTERLPLRQYTVEETGDKTVITFNFDGQPAIKMLLSETAESRLKAEFEALDPKYNRFWFRVAATEDEKVYGCGEQLTYFNLRGKNFPLWSSEPGVGRNKDSYVTWLADTKDKAGGDYYNTNYPQPTFVSDKKYFCHLETTAYADFDFTNDEFHELQCWNIPEYLLLDAEESFPSLVENITGVFGRQPELPDWVTNGVILGIQGGTEITLEKIEAAKAAGVEVAGAWCQDWQGIKMTSFGKRLQWDWQWNKELYPELDTKIHQLKEEGVRFLGYINPYVLEDFPLYNEAAEKGYLATKQDGSKYVVDFGEFYCGVVDFTNPDACEWYKGVIKTNMIDFGLDGWMGDFGEYLPTDCSLSNGVSAEIEHNKWPYRWAKVQHEAIEEAGKTDDILFFMRAGGTGIQGNCHTLWGGDQLVDWCIDDGLASVIPAALSSGLMGNGIHHSDIGGYTTLHGCKRSKELFQRWAEMAAFTPIMRSHEGNRPGDNHQFDTDAETLAHLARMTKIFKHLKPYIKAASKENSERGMPVQRPLFMHYENDTEAYEIKFQYLFGRDLLVAPVYNQGEEVKKVYLPEDEWVHVWSGKTFTGGWIEVDAPIGQPAVFYRKASKDVELLSQIAAI, encoded by the coding sequence ATGGATATATCCAACAACGAAAGTGCTTTAATTATAACGCATAAAAATAGAACCATATTTAAGCACTCTGCACAAAACCCATCGCTATTTCTAGGCGTGGGTGAAGCAAACTACGATATGTATCGCGGTAACTTTGATATTACTGATTATGTCACAGAAAGATTACCTCTTCGCCAATATACCGTGGAAGAAACCGGCGATAAGACTGTCATTACTTTTAACTTTGATGGCCAACCAGCAATTAAAATGCTGCTTTCTGAAACCGCAGAATCGCGTTTAAAAGCAGAATTTGAAGCACTTGATCCTAAATACAACAGATTCTGGTTTCGTGTAGCCGCAACAGAAGACGAGAAAGTATATGGTTGCGGTGAGCAACTTACCTACTTCAACCTCCGTGGTAAAAACTTCCCACTTTGGTCTTCAGAACCAGGTGTAGGTCGTAATAAAGACAGCTATGTCACATGGCTTGCAGATACTAAAGATAAAGCAGGTGGCGATTACTACAACACCAATTACCCACAACCTACCTTCGTATCAGACAAAAAATATTTCTGTCACCTGGAAACAACTGCTTACGCTGATTTTGATTTTACCAATGATGAATTCCATGAACTTCAATGTTGGAACATACCTGAGTACTTACTTCTTGATGCGGAAGAGTCTTTCCCATCATTAGTTGAAAACATTACAGGTGTCTTTGGTCGTCAACCTGAATTACCGGATTGGGTAACGAATGGAGTGATCCTCGGTATTCAAGGTGGTACTGAAATTACATTAGAAAAAATCGAAGCCGCCAAGGCCGCTGGTGTTGAAGTTGCTGGCGCTTGGTGTCAGGACTGGCAAGGCATCAAGATGACTTCGTTTGGTAAGCGTCTTCAATGGGACTGGCAGTGGAACAAAGAGCTGTATCCTGAATTAGACACAAAAATTCACCAGCTAAAAGAAGAAGGTGTTCGTTTCTTAGGCTATATCAATCCATACGTTTTGGAAGATTTCCCCCTTTACAACGAAGCGGCAGAAAAAGGTTATTTAGCCACTAAACAAGACGGTTCGAAATACGTTGTTGATTTTGGTGAATTCTACTGCGGTGTGGTTGATTTCACCAATCCTGACGCTTGCGAATGGTATAAAGGCGTCATCAAGACAAACATGATCGATTTTGGTCTAGACGGTTGGATGGGTGATTTCGGTGAGTATCTGCCGACAGACTGTTCTTTAAGTAATGGCGTTAGCGCTGAAATAGAACACAACAAATGGCCTTATCGTTGGGCAAAAGTTCAGCACGAAGCTATTGAAGAAGCAGGTAAAACAGACGATATCTTATTCTTTATGCGCGCCGGTGGTACTGGCATTCAAGGCAACTGTCATACGTTGTGGGGTGGCGATCAGTTGGTAGACTGGTGTATTGATGACGGTCTTGCTTCTGTAATACCAGCAGCACTGTCTTCTGGGCTAATGGGTAATGGTATCCATCACAGTGACATCGGGGGTTACACAACACTTCACGGCTGTAAACGTTCAAAAGAACTATTCCAACGCTGGGCAGAAATGGCCGCATTTACGCCTATCATGCGTAGCCACGAAGGCAACCGTCCTGGTGATAATCATCAGTTCGATACCGATGCAGAAACATTAGCGCATCTAGCTCGCATGACTAAGATCTTTAAACACCTTAAGCCTTATATCAAAGCGGCGTCTAAAGAGAACTCTGAAAGAGGAATGCCGGTTCAGCGTCCTTTGTTCATGCACTATGAAAACGACACTGAAGCATACGAAATCAAGTTCCAGTATCTGTTTGGCCGCGATTTACTTGTTGCTCCGGTTTATAACCAAGGCGAAGAAGTTAAAAAGGTTTACCTACCAGAAGATGAATGGGTCCACGTATGGAGTGGTAAGACATTTACTGGCGGATGGATTGAAGTTGACGCACCAATCGGTCAACCTGCTGTGTTCTATAGAAAAGCATCTAAAGATGTCGAGCTATTGAGCCAAATCGCTGCTATTTAA
- a CDS encoding TRAP transporter substrate-binding protein: MKKTLLGLATTAILASGAATAADYKLTVPHVSNLDSYNHQSLLVFKNYVESRSNGAISVDIYPSGQLCSNAKECLAGIQAGMFDYFQTTIAELANYWQPIGAFDLPYMLPNDRVAECVYDNEEFLGDVRGNILKTAPNSRLMMVSNSGGWRNIATTKKQVKSPADLNGLKLRTVPAKIQQELVKELGAAPTPIAWPEVYTALSTGVVDGTKNGIVDIVQNRFQESLNYIILDGHAYMGGAWVFNDKKFKSFPDELKQVIIDAIDAQNQYLRSYPKHREYTAYEEFKKAGGTVYSPTAEEKAAFQKAAAPVRDYFAKTAGADGQVWLERFQNEIKTCEAKLASDYKVQFK; encoded by the coding sequence ATGAAAAAAACACTACTTGGATTAGCTACTACGGCAATTCTAGCTTCTGGCGCTGCAACAGCTGCAGACTACAAACTAACTGTGCCGCACGTATCAAACCTAGATAGTTATAACCATCAGTCTCTACTTGTTTTCAAAAACTACGTTGAGTCTCGTTCTAACGGTGCAATCTCTGTTGATATCTATCCTTCAGGTCAGTTATGTAGCAATGCTAAAGAGTGTCTTGCTGGTATCCAAGCGGGCATGTTTGATTACTTCCAAACAACTATTGCTGAATTAGCAAACTACTGGCAACCAATTGGTGCATTTGATCTACCTTACATGCTTCCAAATGACCGTGTCGCTGAATGTGTATACGACAATGAAGAGTTCCTAGGCGACGTGCGTGGCAACATTTTGAAAACCGCTCCTAACTCACGTTTAATGATGGTTTCTAACTCTGGTGGCTGGCGTAACATTGCAACCACTAAGAAACAAGTTAAGTCTCCTGCTGATCTAAACGGTCTAAAACTACGTACTGTACCGGCTAAGATTCAACAAGAACTTGTTAAAGAACTTGGTGCAGCTCCAACGCCTATCGCATGGCCTGAAGTTTATACTGCACTTTCTACAGGTGTAGTAGACGGAACTAAGAATGGTATCGTTGATATCGTACAAAACCGCTTCCAAGAAAGCTTGAACTACATCATTCTTGATGGTCACGCATACATGGGTGGTGCTTGGGTATTTAACGACAAGAAATTCAAGTCGTTCCCAGATGAGTTGAAGCAAGTAATTATTGACGCAATCGACGCTCAAAACCAGTACCTACGTTCTTATCCTAAGCACCGTGAATACACAGCTTACGAAGAGTTCAAGAAAGCTGGTGGTACGGTTTACAGCCCGACTGCGGAAGAAAAAGCTGCATTCCAAAAAGCGGCAGCTCCAGTTCGTGATTACTTCGCTAAAACAGCAGGTGCAGACGGTCAAGTTTGGCTAGAACGTTTCCAAAACGAAATCAAAACTTGTGAAGCTAAATTAGCATCAGACTACAAAGTTCAGTTTAAATAA